In Camelina sativa cultivar DH55 chromosome 17, Cs, whole genome shotgun sequence, the genomic stretch tttaaattaCAGCCTAtcattatttctaaaattaatttttaatcaaaaagtcTTATATTGGCTCCCTCTCCCTATCTATCTCTCCCCATTTTTATTTGTCTACCAAACAGATACACCAAAGCTgaactctctttttcatttCCATGGAATCTAAGAAGAACCAAGTCCCGTTGGAGCTACTTCCATGGTTAGTCGTCCATAGCGATGGTAAGATAGAGAGACTAGCTGGAACCGAAGTTTGTCCTCCTGGTTTAGATCAAGAAACTGGTGTATTGTCTAAAGATATCATCATCGATCCCAAAACCGGTTTATCCGCTAGAATCTATCGACCCGAATCGGTTCAACCCGGTCAGAAGCTTCCTCTCGTGCTTTATTTCCATGGCGGTGCGTTTCTCATCGCCTCCGCTTCGTTTCCTTGTTACCATACCACTGTTAACAAACTCGTCGCTCAGGCTAACGTCATCGCCGTCTCTGTCAGTTACAGGTAACGAATCTGTCATTTAATATTTTACGGTTCGGTCGGGATTGATGTTGAAATAAAAACCGGGAGTTTAgtgatttggttcggtttgttaAACTATCGGTTTATTCTGTTGCATGTGGataatttccaaataaaaataatccgTAAACCGAAATAAGTACGCTTCGGTTTGTTCATTATAGTCaaaatttggttcggtttggacTTTGGTTAACGAATActgaattcataaaataaacATTCGATTTGGATTAGAATTTAGGATGATTCAGTTATTTATGTAGTAATTTTGGGTTGTTCggttaattttgataatttcgGTAAAATGTGGTCATTTTATTCAATTTGCTCAAACTTTTCTAGTGAATTTTGGTTCAATTTCTACACATTTTCAGATCATTTTGAATATGCCAATTTCAAAACCTTTAAAGTTCATACTTCTCTGTATAATCTCTAACGGTGAAGACAAtttcaaaatacaaattttgtaaCTCACAATGACTTCATCAATTGTtttagttatcttttttttttttaattaatttggacAGACTAGCACCAGAACATCCACTTCCTACAGCGTACGAGGACTCATGGACCGCGTTAGAGACAATCCTAACGGTAAACGAGCCGTGGATCAACGACTACGCTGACTTGGACCGTTTATTCCTAGTCGGAGACAGCGCGGGAGCTAATATCTCGCACCACCTTGCATTCCGTGCCAAACAATCCGATCAGACCGTTAAAATCAAAGGCATTGGAATGATCCATCCGTATTTTTGGGGAACACAACCTATTGGATCAGAGATCAAAGACAAAGCGAGGAAACAAATGGTGGATGGATGGTGGGAGTTTGTGTGTCCATCCGAGAAAGGATCCGATGACCCGTGGATAAATCCGTTTACGGATGGGTCACCGGATCTTGAAGGGTTAGGGTGTGAGAGAGTGATGATTGCTGTGGCAGAGAAAGATATATTGAAAGAGAGAGGGAAGTTGTATTATGAAAGATTGGTGAAGGGTGAGTGGATAGGTAAGGTTGAGATGATGGAGACGAAagggaaagatcatgtttttcatattttcgAGCCTGATTGTGATGAAGCTGTGGAGATGACGCGACGCTTGGCTCTCTTTATTAACCAAgtcttagtttgattttgttagttttggatttattttgCCAAATTTTATGGGGTTTTAAATGTATTTATATTTGtgaccaaaaacaaataataataataaaaaatgtttgtatgataataaatataatgtttTACATCTTTGTTAATGctgttgttattgttttttttttccccaaatttgtatattttgaaCATTTTATATGTGGTTTAAAGAGAGGTTCTCTTTCTAGTTTGTATGTTGTTCATAAGTTCTTGGATTGATACACAACCTTTGCTTCATTTTCGCGGCAAGGACACAAGACAAAATAAGAATTTATAGTAACCTAGAGTGTTAGGAAATAGTAATACTACTTACTTCATTAAAAGTTCTGCTTAGCTTCTACTATTTAGCATGGTTCCAAAAACTTCTTGATTTTTTCCCCATAACTTTAGGACTACCTGATTCTGAAAAACgtcatataatatttaattgctcacaaatagtttatttttactaaacaattgacaaaaatattagtatgattAAAGGTGTAGCTGTTTTTACCACTTTCCTCTGAACTTTTGTTTCTCATGTCATTCGAGGACATTGTCATGTGTTTCTGTTTTATCTTCTTGAATTATTTGGTGAAGATCAAGTGTATTAGTGGGTCTGATTGGACTTTCAAATGTATTAGTAGTAAGTTTCTA encodes the following:
- the LOC104758045 gene encoding probable carboxylesterase 2, which produces MESKKNQVPLELLPWLVVHSDGKIERLAGTEVCPPGLDQETGVLSKDIIIDPKTGLSARIYRPESVQPGQKLPLVLYFHGGAFLIASASFPCYHTTVNKLVAQANVIAVSVSYRLAPEHPLPTAYEDSWTALETILTVNEPWINDYADLDRLFLVGDSAGANISHHLAFRAKQSDQTVKIKGIGMIHPYFWGTQPIGSEIKDKARKQMVDGWWEFVCPSEKGSDDPWINPFTDGSPDLEGLGCERVMIAVAEKDILKERGKLYYERLVKGEWIGKVEMMETKGKDHVFHIFEPDCDEAVEMTRRLALFINQVLV